In one Telopea speciosissima isolate NSW1024214 ecotype Mountain lineage unplaced genomic scaffold, Tspe_v1 Tspe_v1.0101, whole genome shotgun sequence genomic region, the following are encoded:
- the LOC122647637 gene encoding light-mediated development protein DET1-like isoform X1 codes for MFKGNNLTSRIFEGQIRTPPPGTSVYCTRQFYENLVPSCTIYDIECPDLSFRKFTDDGQYLISFSRNHQDLIVYRPTWLSFSCNEEDCDSCDLPSKAKRFESFFTQLYCVSLASSNELICKDFFLYVESNKFGLFATSTAQVHDAPAIGGAIQGIPSIEKITFHLVRMEDGVILDEKVFCNDFVNLAHSMGVFLYDDLLAIVSLRYQTVHILQIRDSGNFVDVRAIGTFCREDDELFLNSHAQASKSLGDIFSIA; via the exons GTTTATTGTACTAGGCAATTCTATGAAAATTTAGTCCCAAGTTGTACCATATATGATATTGAATGTCCAGATCTTTCGTTCCGCAAGTTCACCGATGATGGTCAGTACCTCATAAGTTTCAGCAGGAATCATCAAGATCTGATTGTCTATCGACCAACATGGTTGTCGTTTTCATGCAACGAAGAAGATTGTGATTCTTGTGATCTACCCTCAAAAGCAAAGAGATTTGAGAGCTTCTTCACTCAATTGTACTGTGTGTCACTCGCATCTAGTAATGAGCTTATCTGCAAAGACTTCTTTCTGTATGTGGAGAGTAATAAGTTTGGATTGTTTGCAACTTCCACTGCACAAGTTCATGATGCACCTGCTATTGGAGGAGCTATTCAGGGAATTCCATCTATAGAAAAGATAACTTTTCACCTTGTGAG AATGGAAGATGGGGTCATACTGGATGAGAAGGTATTCTGCAATGATTTTGTGAATTTGGCCCATAGCATGGGCGTTTTCTTATATGATGATCTACTGGCTATTGTGTCCCTTCGGTATCAAACTGTACATATTCTCCAAATCCGGGATTCCGGGAACTTTGTAGATGTGCGAGCTATTGGGACATTTTGCCGAGAAGATGATGAACTTTTTCTTAATTCCCATGCTCAGGCAAGTAAATCACTTGGTGATATATTTTCAATAGCTTGA